In one Haloplanus salinus genomic region, the following are encoded:
- a CDS encoding thioredoxin domain-containing protein, with the protein MDRTRRGYLAAAAGIGLGATAGCLGGGSGGANGCTIEDEPTVSELAAPTLGPSDADVTVLAFEDFACPHCATYSLEVLPQLRSEYVETGVVSYEFRDFPIPVDEQWSWQAASAARGVQDETDDQTFFDYSHALFENQGDFSAGLVTDLADDVAAPGCAIQADAVNETYRPVIEADRQRAIDSGAGGTPAVFVAGRAVSPTYDAIASAIEAER; encoded by the coding sequence ATGGATCGAACACGACGCGGATATCTCGCGGCGGCGGCCGGGATCGGCCTCGGTGCGACGGCCGGCTGTCTCGGCGGCGGAAGCGGCGGTGCAAACGGCTGCACGATCGAGGACGAACCGACGGTGTCCGAACTCGCGGCGCCGACGCTCGGCCCGAGCGACGCCGACGTGACCGTTCTGGCCTTCGAAGATTTCGCCTGCCCGCACTGTGCGACCTACAGTCTGGAGGTGCTCCCACAGCTTCGTTCGGAGTACGTCGAGACCGGCGTCGTCAGCTACGAGTTCCGCGATTTCCCCATCCCCGTCGACGAGCAGTGGTCGTGGCAGGCCGCGAGCGCCGCCCGCGGCGTTCAGGACGAAACCGACGACCAGACCTTCTTCGACTACTCGCACGCGCTCTTCGAGAACCAGGGCGACTTCTCCGCGGGACTGGTCACGGACCTCGCCGACGACGTCGCGGCGCCGGGCTGTGCGATCCAAGCCGACGCCGTCAACGAGACGTACCGACCGGTGATCGAGGCCGACCGTCAGCGGGCCATCGACAGCGGCGCGGGGGGGACGCCGGCCGTCTTCGTCGCCGGGCGCGCCGTCTCGCCGACCTACGACGCCATCGCGTCCGCCATCGAGGCCGAGCGGTAA
- a CDS encoding thioredoxin family protein, with translation MALRESDSDLERGDPAPDFELSGVDGETYTPGSFDADALLVVFTCNHCPYAQAKFDLLNDLATDGDVAVVGINANDAAASPEDSVERMRAYVEDGTVAYDAYLRDETAEVARAYGAVCTPDPFLFRREDDGYRLAYHGRLDDAMNPDEEATECYVRQAIDAVRAGESIGMDPGPSRGCGIKWP, from the coding sequence ATGGCGCTTCGGGAATCCGATTCCGACCTCGAACGCGGCGATCCGGCCCCCGACTTCGAACTGTCCGGGGTCGACGGCGAGACGTACACGCCCGGCTCCTTCGACGCCGACGCCCTCCTCGTCGTCTTCACGTGCAACCACTGCCCGTACGCGCAGGCGAAGTTCGACCTGTTGAACGACCTGGCGACCGACGGCGACGTCGCCGTCGTCGGTATCAACGCCAACGACGCCGCGGCGTCCCCCGAGGACTCCGTCGAGCGGATGCGGGCGTACGTCGAGGACGGTACCGTCGCCTACGACGCGTATCTCCGCGACGAGACGGCCGAGGTGGCCCGCGCCTACGGCGCCGTCTGCACCCCCGATCCCTTCCTCTTCCGACGCGAGGACGACGGGTATCGGCTGGCGTACCACGGCCGACTCGACGACGCGATGAATCCGGACGAGGAGGCGACGGAGTGCTACGTCCGGCAGGCCATCGACGCCGTCCGTGCCGGCGAGTCCATCGGGATGGACCCCGGTCCGTCGCGTGGCTGCGGGATCAAGTGGCCGTAG
- a CDS encoding EamA family transporter, producing the protein MGYLQWSVLALLAYSAVAPLVGFATTGNPRIPSFVAALVTNGLLLVATVAVVLYQGQSVTAYLGHPKAPYLYLAGVFLAVGILAYYRALSLGPVSAVVPIFGTFLVISSVVGVLFLNESLTARKVAGIGCAVLGIYLVSA; encoded by the coding sequence ATGGGATATCTGCAGTGGTCGGTTCTCGCGCTCCTCGCGTACTCGGCGGTCGCACCGCTCGTTGGCTTCGCGACGACCGGCAACCCGAGGATCCCGAGTTTCGTCGCCGCGCTCGTCACGAACGGGCTCCTCCTCGTAGCGACCGTCGCGGTCGTCCTCTATCAGGGACAGTCGGTGACGGCGTATCTCGGCCACCCCAAGGCACCCTACCTCTATCTCGCCGGCGTCTTCCTCGCGGTAGGCATCCTCGCGTACTACCGCGCGCTCTCGCTCGGCCCCGTCAGCGCCGTCGTCCCCATCTTCGGGACCTTCCTCGTGATCAGTTCCGTCGTCGGCGTCCTCTTTCTGAACGAGTCGCTCACCGCGCGGAAAGTCGCTGGCATCGGCTGTGCGGTGCTCGGCATCTACCTGGTCTCGGCGTAG
- a CDS encoding DUF58 domain-containing protein, whose product MTIDPDFLDELDRFEASLNQQTTAIKKGEQESPSVGEGLTFSDYRRYSPGDDTRLIDWRLYARTEEFFIKQFEEERNLTVHVLLDASASMDFGEGDQHKFEFGAKLGLGYAYLTAEEHNDFRFSLFGERTERIDTGKSTRGEVLALVDRLNGTTPEGAADFESALSTYAAAIRTRSLVVVVTDCIGDLDGLETGLASLARNEVVLIQVLSPDELDPDVGGDTIFEDLESDLTRRTYFGGRLAREYRTRVDEFVDDVQDRARDLRLTHALVATDEDFFDAFSTVWIG is encoded by the coding sequence ATGACGATCGATCCCGACTTCCTCGACGAACTCGACCGCTTCGAGGCGTCGCTGAACCAGCAGACGACGGCGATCAAGAAGGGCGAACAGGAGTCGCCGAGCGTCGGCGAGGGGTTGACCTTCAGCGACTACCGCCGGTACTCACCCGGCGACGACACCCGACTCATCGACTGGCGGCTCTACGCCCGCACCGAGGAGTTCTTCATCAAGCAGTTCGAGGAGGAGCGCAACCTGACCGTCCACGTCCTGCTGGACGCGAGCGCGTCGATGGACTTCGGCGAGGGCGATCAGCACAAGTTCGAGTTCGGCGCGAAGTTGGGGCTGGGCTACGCCTACCTCACCGCCGAGGAACACAACGACTTCCGGTTCTCCCTCTTCGGGGAACGCACCGAGCGCATCGACACCGGCAAGTCGACGCGGGGGGAGGTGTTGGCGCTCGTCGACCGCCTCAACGGGACGACGCCCGAGGGTGCGGCCGACTTCGAGTCGGCGCTCTCGACGTACGCGGCGGCGATCCGTACGCGGTCGCTCGTCGTCGTCGTCACCGACTGTATCGGCGACCTCGACGGCTTGGAGACGGGGCTGGCCTCGCTCGCGCGCAACGAGGTGGTGTTGATTCAGGTCCTGTCGCCGGACGAACTCGACCCGGACGTCGGCGGCGACACGATCTTCGAGGACCTCGAATCCGACCTGACGCGACGGACGTACTTCGGCGGGCGCCTCGCCCGGGAGTACCGCACCCGCGTCGACGAGTTCGTCGACGACGTACAGGATCGGGCACGGGACCTCCGGCTCACCCACGCCCTCGTGGCGACCGACGAGGACTTCTTCGACGCCTTCTCCACGGTGTGGATCGGGTAG
- a CDS encoding DUF1918 domain-containing protein — MSFEKDDSVVLHDKHSEYDGDTGTITQVMETMFGDATYTVSFEDGQETGVPEDALEAAVDADDE, encoded by the coding sequence ATGAGCTTCGAGAAAGACGATTCGGTCGTCCTCCACGACAAACACAGCGAGTACGACGGCGATACGGGAACCATCACGCAGGTGATGGAGACGATGTTCGGCGACGCCACGTACACGGTCAGCTTCGAGGACGGGCAGGAGACCGGCGTCCCCGAGGACGCCTTGGAAGCCGCCGTCGACGCGGACGACGAATAG
- a CDS encoding thioredoxin family protein, whose amino-acid sequence MQATDATPVRVETAAELDALIDEHDRLLVELFTEGCSACAAMEPVLSVVTKETGVPVALVNPRDDPVLVERFDVRSVPTLVRFEDGEAVGRLADGFVGAERVVEFLR is encoded by the coding sequence ATGCAAGCGACCGACGCCACGCCGGTCCGCGTCGAGACGGCCGCCGAACTCGACGCCTTGATCGACGAACACGACCGACTGCTCGTCGAGCTCTTCACCGAGGGGTGTAGCGCCTGCGCCGCGATGGAGCCGGTGCTGAGCGTCGTCACAAAGGAGACGGGCGTGCCCGTCGCTCTCGTCAACCCCCGGGACGACCCCGTCCTGGTCGAACGGTTCGACGTTCGGAGCGTCCCGACGCTCGTTCGGTTCGAGGACGGCGAGGCAGTCGGTCGGCTGGCCGACGGGTTCGTCGGGGCGGAGCGGGTGGTCGAGTTCCTGCGCTGA
- a CDS encoding DUF7502 family protein, whose protein sequence is MAESTADGTAADDPPEERRIRRAITEIRREGWKVAVIYATIDAALATLVVNLVATFLGGVPALSSRLPVPRVILRTLRETGGVSLAEPTVSSAAVVGAVVGCLVFVGEVALRVRRPLVEQFEAANPALGESLRTARDAVRREQGSRMARRLYESVLADLKRASSIGLLDVRRVAVTVLLIAAVSIATIHLAVVDISLAGLGDRSNGVQTGGTDAEYAGLQDGSSILGEPEDVPEGSENLDATVGTSGSGSGDGTDAESATAYEDSGFGSSESVESQRAGFAEREQLEDAELIREYNLRIRQETNDE, encoded by the coding sequence ATGGCCGAGTCGACCGCCGACGGAACCGCCGCCGACGACCCGCCCGAGGAGCGACGCATCCGCCGTGCGATCACCGAGATCAGACGCGAGGGCTGGAAGGTGGCCGTCATCTACGCCACCATCGACGCGGCGCTCGCGACGCTCGTCGTGAACCTCGTCGCGACGTTCCTGGGCGGCGTTCCCGCGCTCTCGTCGCGCCTCCCCGTCCCCCGAGTGATCCTCCGAACGCTCCGCGAGACGGGGGGCGTATCCCTCGCCGAACCGACGGTGTCGAGCGCCGCCGTCGTCGGCGCCGTCGTCGGCTGTCTCGTCTTCGTCGGCGAGGTGGCCCTTCGGGTCCGACGGCCGCTCGTCGAGCAGTTCGAGGCGGCCAACCCCGCCCTCGGGGAGTCGCTCCGGACCGCGCGGGACGCCGTGCGCCGGGAGCAAGGCTCGCGGATGGCTCGGCGGCTCTACGAGAGCGTCCTCGCCGACCTCAAGCGGGCGTCTAGCATCGGCCTGCTCGACGTCCGCCGGGTCGCGGTGACGGTCCTCCTGATCGCCGCGGTGAGCATCGCGACGATTCACCTCGCCGTCGTCGACATCTCGCTCGCCGGCCTCGGCGACCGGTCGAACGGCGTCCAGACCGGCGGGACGGACGCGGAGTACGCCGGCCTCCAGGACGGCTCCTCGATCCTCGGCGAGCCGGAGGACGTGCCCGAGGGCTCGGAGAACCTGGACGCCACCGTCGGCACCAGCGGATCGGGGAGCGGCGACGGCACCGACGCGGAGTCCGCGACGGCCTACGAGGACAGCGGCTTCGGGAGCTCGGAGTCCGTCGAGAGTCAGCGGGCGGGCTTCGCCGAACGCGAACAACTGGAAGACGCGGAGCTGATCCGCGAGTACAACTTACGAATCCGGCAGGAGACGAACGACGAATGA
- a CDS encoding cytochrome c biogenesis CcdA family protein, which yields MIDAAFAGTLTFAVGAGLATFFAPCAYPLLPGYVGYAIRDEGTGLGGATVRGLAASAGAVVVLAALGGVLLTVGGRLARHLTLLEPLVGAALVVFGGLVLTDRAPALHLRLPERRASVAGAAVFGGGYALAAAGCVVPVVLGVFTQALTLAPSRAAVALGGYAAATALPLTGVALLSAVGSDALRAWSARVGTIQRLAAVVMIVAGVAQVVASLRYLGVV from the coding sequence ATGATCGACGCCGCCTTCGCCGGGACGCTCACCTTCGCGGTCGGTGCCGGCCTCGCCACCTTCTTCGCTCCCTGTGCGTACCCCCTCCTGCCGGGGTACGTGGGCTACGCGATTCGGGACGAGGGGACTGGACTGGGTGGGGCGACGGTGCGTGGACTGGCCGCCTCCGCCGGCGCCGTCGTCGTGCTCGCGGCCCTCGGCGGGGTGCTCTTGACCGTCGGCGGGCGCCTCGCCCGGCACCTGACGCTCCTCGAACCGCTGGTCGGCGCCGCCCTCGTCGTCTTCGGTGGCCTCGTGCTGACCGACCGGGCGCCGGCGCTTCACCTCCGCCTCCCCGAACGGCGGGCGTCGGTGGCGGGGGCGGCCGTCTTCGGCGGCGGCTACGCCCTTGCCGCCGCGGGCTGTGTCGTCCCCGTCGTGCTGGGCGTGTTCACGCAGGCGCTGACGCTCGCCCCGTCGCGGGCGGCCGTCGCGCTCGGCGGCTACGCGGCGGCGACGGCGCTTCCCCTGACCGGCGTGGCGCTCCTCTCGGCCGTCGGGAGCGATGCCCTCCGGGCCTGGAGCGCACGCGTCGGGACGATCCAGCGTCTCGCGGCCGTCGTCATGATCGTCGCCGGCGTGGCACAGGTCGTCGCCTCGTTACGCTATCTCGGCGTCGTGTGA
- a CDS encoding TlpA family protein disulfide reductase — MSDESDDGRTLGRRHFLAGAVGAGLLGAGVVGSGAVDIGTGGAGQRRLPVEVTTLDAVGSTAGTARVPAPAAPTVVDCFATWCGPCIEQMDALGTAYDRYGDRAAFVSVTNERFGGGLGADDVRAWWREHDGRWTLGHDPEGDLLAALGANGLPYLAVTDRSGSVVWTHGGVASVETLDRRISSVL; from the coding sequence ATGAGTGACGAGTCGGACGACGGACGGACGCTCGGCCGTCGCCACTTCCTCGCCGGCGCCGTCGGCGCCGGCCTACTGGGCGCCGGCGTCGTCGGCAGCGGCGCCGTCGACATCGGGACGGGCGGCGCGGGCCAGCGACGCCTCCCAGTCGAGGTGACTACCCTCGACGCCGTCGGATCGACGGCCGGCACCGCGCGGGTGCCGGCGCCGGCGGCGCCGACCGTCGTCGACTGTTTCGCGACGTGGTGTGGTCCCTGTATCGAGCAGATGGACGCGCTCGGCACCGCCTACGACCGCTACGGCGACCGGGCGGCGTTCGTCTCCGTCACCAACGAGCGCTTCGGGGGCGGCCTCGGCGCCGACGACGTGCGGGCGTGGTGGCGCGAACACGACGGCCGCTGGACGCTCGGCCACGATCCGGAGGGCGACCTGTTGGCGGCGCTCGGCGCGAACGGCCTGCCCTACCTAGCCGTGACCGACCGCTCGGGATCGGTCGTCTGGACGCACGGCGGCGTGGCGTCCGTGGAGACGCTCGACCGGCGGATTTCGTCGGTGTTGTGA
- a CDS encoding PfkB family carbohydrate kinase: MAYDALVARLDDGLDPVRFGAFPDGSVDDYYRLRDGESTVTSRPSFADAILAGRDSFTLEHVVTEAGGQAVNAARQAAALGDDTVLAGHLDHPLFEFDFETVSMGDPARVRVCLFDADDVMFVEESADLADWSAADLRAALDDVDAFLERDALCCTNWASVPGLGTALRTVAASDPDGGVFCLDPGPLSAGQANGLLGALTPLGDAYDVVVSVNDDEARRLAAAAGGDGRPTDPKALEAVRTAANAAGVVVHGADAAVASTAEGRVSVPTLDVSRGLTETGAGDRFSAGLARSLAAGWAWDLAVAMGNACAAHYVAGAGTGGVDDLRAHVDANRS, translated from the coding sequence ATGGCCTACGACGCGCTCGTCGCTCGCCTCGACGACGGCCTCGACCCCGTGCGCTTCGGCGCCTTTCCGGACGGGAGCGTCGACGACTACTACCGGCTCCGCGACGGCGAGTCGACGGTTACCTCGCGCCCGTCGTTCGCCGACGCCATCCTTGCGGGCCGCGACTCCTTCACGCTCGAACACGTCGTGACCGAGGCTGGCGGCCAGGCGGTGAACGCGGCCCGGCAGGCCGCGGCGCTCGGCGACGACACCGTCCTCGCCGGACACCTCGACCACCCGCTCTTCGAGTTCGACTTCGAGACGGTTTCGATGGGCGATCCCGCCCGCGTCAGAGTCTGTCTCTTCGACGCCGACGACGTGATGTTCGTCGAGGAGTCGGCCGACCTCGCCGACTGGTCCGCCGCGGACCTGCGGGCGGCCCTCGACGACGTCGACGCGTTTCTCGAACGCGACGCGCTCTGCTGTACGAACTGGGCGTCGGTTCCGGGATTGGGGACGGCGTTGCGCACCGTCGCGGCCAGCGACCCCGACGGCGGGGTCTTCTGTCTCGATCCCGGGCCGCTGTCGGCGGGGCAGGCGAACGGCCTCCTCGGCGCTCTCACGCCCCTCGGCGACGCGTACGACGTGGTGGTAAGCGTGAACGACGACGAGGCGCGGCGACTGGCGGCTGCCGCGGGCGGCGACGGGCGCCCGACGGACCCGAAGGCTCTCGAGGCGGTTCGGACGGCCGCGAACGCCGCGGGCGTCGTCGTTCACGGCGCCGACGCCGCCGTCGCGTCGACGGCGGAGGGACGCGTATCGGTCCCCACCCTCGACGTGTCGCGGGGACTGACCGAGACGGGGGCGGGCGACCGCTTCAGCGCCGGCCTCGCCCGCTCGCTCGCGGCGGGGTGGGCGTGGGACCTCGCCGTCGCGATGGGTAACGCCTGTGCCGCCCACTACGTCGCCGGCGCGGGCACCGGCGGCGTCGACGACCTGCGGGCCCACGTCGACGCGAACCGGTCGTAA
- a CDS encoding chromosome partitioning protein, which translates to MSLIGRSINLALALLVCVSVAGTAGATLFYQESVDELDTENSQLRERNERLRQDLQSTRTDLQETRQRLRELNESLSTTRSDVNQVSENLEETEGQLESTEEELASTRQNLRAAQQRAEELQGEVRTLESRTDRLRSEVNSLESTNRDLREERDQLQADVDDLNDEVSELETQLESRNDRIQQLQRENDRLRSDLDAVCAEFDDPPPECS; encoded by the coding sequence ATGAGCCTCATCGGTCGCTCGATCAACCTCGCGCTCGCCCTCCTCGTCTGCGTGTCCGTCGCGGGCACCGCCGGTGCGACCCTGTTCTATCAGGAGTCCGTCGATGAACTCGACACCGAGAACAGCCAGCTTCGCGAGCGGAACGAACGGCTCCGTCAGGATCTCCAGTCGACGCGGACCGATCTTCAGGAGACCCGCCAGCGGCTCCGGGAGCTGAACGAGAGCCTCAGCACCACCCGAAGCGACGTGAATCAGGTCTCGGAGAACTTAGAGGAGACCGAGGGGCAACTGGAGTCGACCGAGGAGGAACTCGCGTCGACCCGGCAGAACCTGCGGGCGGCCCAGCAGCGGGCCGAGGAACTGCAAGGGGAGGTCAGAACGCTCGAATCCCGGACCGACCGGCTTCGGTCCGAGGTCAACAGTCTGGAGTCGACCAACCGGGACCTCCGCGAGGAGCGGGATCAGCTACAGGCGGACGTGGACGACCTGAACGACGAGGTGTCAGAGCTCGAAACCCAGCTCGAGAGTCGTAACGACCGGATTCAGCAGCTACAACGGGAGAACGACCGGCTCCGAAGCGACCTCGACGCCGTGTGTGCCGAGTTCGACGATCCGCCGCCGGAGTGTTCCTGA
- a CDS encoding RNA-binding protein, with amino-acid sequence MSSVPFHYVDLRTFCYATEDEKRVEAALRTYLPEECELDRQVTAGHHGDRIVVLSARLENADDVRYVLDRLIELPDYDAFLDELDERVSEDCSLYLTLDKQAAFRGEPRQGDGITLRAKVEAYPAKREAAVENAREALETRTTE; translated from the coding sequence ATGTCGAGTGTCCCCTTTCACTACGTCGACCTTCGTACCTTCTGTTACGCTACCGAGGACGAGAAGCGCGTCGAGGCGGCGCTTCGCACCTACCTCCCCGAGGAGTGCGAACTCGACCGCCAGGTGACGGCGGGCCATCACGGCGACCGGATCGTCGTCCTCTCGGCGCGGTTGGAGAACGCCGACGACGTGCGCTACGTCCTCGACCGGCTGATCGAACTCCCCGACTACGACGCCTTCCTCGACGAACTCGACGAGCGGGTCTCGGAGGACTGTTCGCTCTACCTCACCCTCGACAAGCAGGCCGCTTTCCGCGGCGAACCACGGCAGGGAGACGGGATCACCCTCCGTGCGAAGGTCGAGGCCTACCCCGCGAAACGCGAGGCGGCCGTCGAGAACGCCCGCGAGGCGCTGGAGACGCGAACGACCGAGTGA
- a CDS encoding AAA family ATPase, translating to MSEPTVDVDKLQQRLARVREEVGKRIIGQREVLEGLLVCVLADGNALLESNPGLGKTTMVRTVADVTDLDFSRVQNTPDLMPSDITGTEIIREAGGEREFVFERGPIFANVVLADEINRATPKTQAALLEAMQEKQVTAAGETYDLPRPFFVLATQNPIDQEGTYPLPEAQTDRFLIKLVLDYPSYDEERDIVNLYTGGGSGGAAPAVDKVLTREEIKQIQSLVRELPIADDVRDRAIRLVRATREAETVDFGASPRASMGLVLTAKARAFLRGRNHVSWEDVEAMAAPVLRHRILLDFRAEREGLSTDDVIAGLVDEV from the coding sequence ATGAGCGAACCCACGGTAGACGTCGACAAGTTACAGCAACGACTCGCCCGCGTTCGCGAGGAGGTCGGCAAACGGATCATCGGCCAGCGCGAAGTACTCGAGGGATTGCTCGTCTGCGTCCTCGCGGACGGCAACGCCCTCCTCGAGAGCAATCCGGGCCTCGGCAAGACCACCATGGTTCGGACCGTCGCCGACGTGACCGACCTCGATTTCTCGCGGGTGCAGAACACCCCCGACCTGATGCCCTCGGACATCACGGGGACCGAGATCATCCGCGAGGCGGGCGGGGAGCGCGAGTTCGTCTTCGAGCGCGGCCCCATCTTCGCGAACGTCGTCCTCGCCGACGAGATCAACCGCGCGACGCCGAAGACACAGGCCGCCCTGCTCGAAGCCATGCAGGAAAAGCAGGTGACGGCGGCGGGCGAGACGTACGACCTCCCGCGACCGTTCTTCGTCCTCGCGACCCAGAACCCGATCGACCAGGAGGGAACGTATCCGCTCCCCGAGGCCCAGACCGACCGGTTCCTGATCAAACTCGTCCTCGATTACCCCTCCTACGACGAGGAACGCGACATCGTGAACCTCTACACCGGGGGCGGATCGGGCGGCGCGGCGCCCGCGGTCGACAAGGTACTCACGCGCGAGGAGATCAAGCAGATCCAGTCGCTGGTGCGTGAGCTACCCATCGCCGACGACGTGCGCGACCGGGCGATCCGGCTGGTACGGGCGACCCGCGAGGCCGAGACGGTCGACTTCGGCGCCAGCCCGCGGGCCAGCATGGGGCTCGTCCTCACCGCGAAGGCGCGGGCGTTCCTCCGCGGGCGCAACCACGTCTCGTGGGAGGACGTCGAGGCGATGGCGGCGCCGGTGCTTCGCCACCGCATCCTCCTCGATTTCCGCGCCGAGCGCGAGGGGCTCTCGACCGACGACGTGATCGCCGGCCTCGTCGACGAGGTATGA